A single genomic interval of bacterium harbors:
- a CDS encoding MFS transporter, with protein sequence MAARNFHWAWVILGVCFLDLFVNYSLRLGFGVILPEMISDLQLTRTQGGSIFNAYLFAYLCMTPFVGNLTDRYGARRIIAGFGIFLAGGALLMSTAQSLVMACMYYAIVGIGASAMWTPVLVVVQRWFAPGRRGLALGILSTGYGLGFATIGWIFPHLVGIASWRATWSVLGGAALCMVLLNALLLRSKPEDRGNTPWGLKSETIIQEVKSWESGGKGRWRELFSSPRFWLIGVSYFLAACSLYLVTTFMVDYAKAELGLGLQRASFLATIHGLSQVLGVLTIPPLSDRLGRRRTLMGSNFLVGTAILGIVLSGDWILGLYLSVGVLGMLYGVTWPMYGACGGDYFPKEVMGTVIGAWTPFYGTGAILAHFLAGGIRDLTGSFHWAFLLGSALALGACMLLWKVGEPAR encoded by the coding sequence GTGGCAGCACGCAACTTCCACTGGGCATGGGTCATCCTGGGGGTCTGCTTCCTGGATCTTTTTGTAAACTATAGCCTCAGGTTGGGCTTTGGAGTCATCTTGCCGGAAATGATAAGTGACTTGCAGCTGACCCGCACCCAGGGAGGCAGCATATTCAATGCATATCTATTTGCATACCTCTGCATGACCCCCTTTGTGGGAAATCTCACGGATCGCTACGGAGCCAGGAGGATAATAGCTGGTTTTGGGATCTTCCTGGCCGGTGGTGCCCTGCTCATGAGCACTGCCCAGAGCCTTGTCATGGCATGCATGTACTACGCCATAGTCGGGATAGGGGCATCTGCCATGTGGACCCCCGTTCTGGTGGTTGTGCAGAGGTGGTTCGCACCTGGCCGAAGAGGTCTGGCCCTGGGAATCCTTTCCACCGGGTACGGGCTTGGATTTGCTACCATAGGATGGATCTTCCCCCATCTGGTGGGTATAGCCTCCTGGAGGGCCACCTGGTCTGTTTTGGGTGGGGCAGCCCTTTGCATGGTCTTGCTCAATGCCTTATTGCTCAGAAGCAAGCCTGAGGATAGGGGAAACACCCCATGGGGGCTCAAGTCCGAAACAATCATACAGGAAGTGAAGTCATGGGAATCCGGCGGTAAAGGCCGTTGGAGGGAGCTTTTCAGCTCCCCCCGATTTTGGCTCATAGGGGTTTCTTATTTCCTTGCAGCCTGTTCCCTTTATCTGGTGACCACCTTCATGGTGGATTATGCAAAGGCGGAACTGGGCCTTGGGCTACAGAGAGCTTCATTCCTGGCCACTATCCACGGGCTAAGCCAGGTCCTAGGGGTTCTGACCATCCCACCTCTTTCAGACAGGCTGGGAAGAAGACGCACTCTCATGGGCTCCAATTTCCTGGTGGGCACCGCAATACTGGGCATAGTACTGTCAGGGGATTGGATCTTGGGGCTTTACCTCAGCGTGGGGGTCCTGGGCATGCTCTACGGGGTCACCTGGCCCATGTACGGAGCCTGCGGAGGGGATTATTTCCCCAAGGAGGTAATGGGGACCGTTATCGGGGCCTGGACCCCCTTTTATGGTACAGGAGCCATACTGGCACATTTTCTGGCAGGTGGGATCAGGGATCTGACCGGCTCCTTCCATTGGGCCTTCTTGCTGGGCTCTGCCTTGGCCCTGGGGGCATGCATGTTGCTTTGGAAAGTGGGAGAGCCTGCAAGATAA
- a CDS encoding DUF6178 family protein: protein MKEQASLGALVNAADQRPALRRAVQELSGTGLLKAILELPNARQVVQELAPTDFFWLVKQIGEEDSLPLLELASTEQWQHLVDLEVWRRDRIHLDDMNSWIKRLHGADPERLALWLMQKDDLLAGFLLNRLLDVTVRDHDTDEVPDGFFSLDGVYYLRVRDPQQEDWIRELMADMARLDYGGYQRLLLGMLEYLPSEAEEELYRLRNVRLAEKGFLPWEEAQQVYAPLGPEAVMQKTPEVARALTLADEDRDLVPMIPLEQGHIGGLLARSLEGIQDPIVLDRIRLEFAGLVNQILSAEGVPVNDLEVMGRACRRAASYLNLALERLSLGNLFKAGELVAEVALVSLFRVGYAMALNLGWKARRWVQGSWFRKMGLKPGFWGESWGSSLEGLLRKRPARFCGVDQAEDFRDFIHLEELEEASRILERLRILDSLLESLVERYPLEPGLLAHPEATFHPLIFNLWGACMLGREGSISAMELGDAMKFLRLLRSKDRRAPYKMPGFEKEFVKFFLEHVPEKDRELLSQTMSIIWREFRDEYERIPLEGLNAKFSRLIRIRA from the coding sequence ATGAAAGAGCAAGCAAGCTTGGGTGCCTTGGTAAATGCTGCTGACCAAAGGCCTGCTCTTCGCAGGGCAGTGCAAGAGCTTTCAGGCACAGGTCTGCTCAAAGCGATTCTGGAACTCCCCAATGCCCGGCAGGTGGTGCAGGAGCTGGCGCCCACTGATTTCTTCTGGCTTGTGAAGCAGATCGGGGAAGAAGACAGCCTTCCCCTTTTGGAGCTGGCCAGCACCGAGCAATGGCAGCACTTGGTGGATCTGGAGGTTTGGAGGAGGGACAGGATTCATCTGGATGACATGAACTCATGGATCAAGAGATTGCATGGGGCAGATCCGGAGAGACTGGCCCTTTGGCTCATGCAGAAAGATGATTTGCTGGCTGGTTTCTTGCTGAACAGACTCCTGGATGTTACGGTGCGGGACCACGACACAGATGAGGTTCCCGATGGTTTTTTCAGCCTGGACGGTGTCTATTACCTTCGTGTCAGGGATCCGCAGCAGGAAGACTGGATACGGGAACTCATGGCTGACATGGCAAGGTTGGACTACGGGGGTTACCAGAGGTTGTTGCTGGGAATGCTTGAGTACTTACCCTCTGAGGCCGAAGAGGAGCTCTACAGGTTGAGAAACGTTAGACTGGCTGAAAAGGGGTTTTTACCCTGGGAGGAAGCTCAGCAGGTATACGCTCCCCTTGGGCCCGAGGCGGTGATGCAAAAGACTCCTGAAGTTGCCCGGGCCCTTACTCTGGCAGATGAGGATCGGGATCTGGTGCCCATGATTCCCCTGGAGCAGGGACACATTGGGGGATTACTGGCCAGGAGCCTGGAGGGAATTCAGGACCCCATTGTCCTGGATCGAATTCGCCTTGAGTTTGCGGGGCTGGTGAATCAGATCCTCTCTGCCGAAGGAGTGCCAGTAAACGATCTGGAAGTGATGGGAAGGGCCTGCAGGAGAGCAGCATCCTATTTAAACCTGGCTCTGGAGCGATTGAGCCTGGGGAATCTCTTCAAAGCTGGCGAGCTTGTGGCCGAGGTGGCACTGGTTTCTCTCTTTAGAGTGGGATACGCAATGGCTTTGAATCTGGGATGGAAGGCTCGCCGATGGGTCCAAGGCAGCTGGTTCAGGAAGATGGGTCTGAAGCCGGGGTTCTGGGGCGAAAGCTGGGGCTCCTCTTTGGAGGGGCTTCTCAGAAAAAGGCCCGCACGCTTTTGCGGGGTGGATCAAGCAGAGGACTTCAGGGACTTCATACATCTGGAGGAACTGGAAGAGGCCTCCAGGATCCTGGAGCGCTTGAGGATCCTGGACTCTCTCTTGGAAAGTTTAGTGGAGCGTTATCCCTTGGAGCCAGGGCTGTTGGCTCATCCTGAAGCCACCTTTCATCCGCTTATCTTCAACCTTTGGGGGGCGTGCATGTTGGGCAGGGAGGGTAGTATCTCTGCCATGGAGCTGGGCGATGCAATGAAGTTCTTGAGGCTGCTTCGTTCGAAAGACCGCAGGGCTCCTTATAAGATGCCTGGTTTCGAGAAAGAGTTTGTCAAATTTTTCCTGGAACATGTTCCAGAAAAAGACCGTGAGCTGCTTTCTCAGACCATGAGCATTATTTGGAGGGAATTTAGAGACGAGTATGAGAGAATTCCTCTGGAGGGGCTAAACGCCAAGTTCAGCCGCCTAATCCGGATCCGGGCTTAG
- a CDS encoding enoyl-CoA hydratase/isomerase family protein, with the protein MSKEQELLYEVKDRVALILINRPAAMNSLTAQVMAAMEESLKKAAEDPQVGAVVIRGVGGKAFCTGADLGSGLGAGESSFLDCHKARARYAELLQAMLRTPKPILGAVEGYCMAGGLGLCLACDLAIATEDAQFALPEIKRGLWPYMVTALLIRHVGPKKALELCMTGERMGALEAERLGILNRVVGRDQFQQVVEETSRKLASFSPAVMALGKGSFYAMADLPLERALEYLASQLTHNTQLEDMVEGVTAFLQKREPLWKGR; encoded by the coding sequence ATGAGCAAGGAACAAGAGCTTCTGTACGAGGTGAAAGACAGGGTTGCCCTCATACTCATAAACCGGCCGGCTGCCATGAACTCCCTAACTGCTCAAGTCATGGCAGCAATGGAGGAATCCTTGAAAAAGGCAGCCGAGGATCCCCAGGTGGGGGCTGTGGTCATAAGGGGAGTCGGGGGAAAGGCCTTTTGCACAGGGGCAGACCTGGGTTCAGGACTTGGCGCAGGAGAGTCTTCTTTCTTGGACTGCCACAAGGCTCGAGCTAGGTACGCCGAGCTTCTCCAGGCCATGCTCAGGACGCCCAAGCCCATCTTGGGGGCTGTGGAGGGATATTGTATGGCAGGGGGCCTGGGACTTTGTTTGGCCTGCGACCTGGCCATAGCCACAGAGGATGCCCAGTTCGCCCTCCCTGAGATAAAGCGAGGCTTGTGGCCCTACATGGTTACGGCTTTGCTCATCAGGCACGTGGGACCCAAGAAAGCTTTGGAACTGTGCATGACCGGAGAACGTATGGGAGCCCTTGAGGCAGAGAGACTTGGGATCTTGAACAGGGTGGTGGGCCGTGATCAGTTCCAACAGGTGGTGGAGGAAACCTCAAGAAAACTGGCTTCTTTCAGCCCTGCGGTGATGGCTCTGGGGAAGGGGTCGTTTTACGCCATGGCCGATCTTCCTCTGGAGAGGGCACTGGAATACCTGGCCTCCCAGCTTACCCACAATACCCAGTTGGAAGACATGGTGGAGGGAGTTACGGCCTTTCTTCAGAAAAGGGAACCTCTTTGGAAGGGGAGATAG